One genomic window of Tepidibacillus fermentans includes the following:
- a CDS encoding TetR/AcrR family transcriptional regulator, with amino-acid sequence MSKKISRIFAAAIDVFSKFGFEKAKMDLIAEKAKVAKGTIYYHFKSKEEIFFSLIEEGINQLIQLLNEGTKPLSSGKEKLEKAIEIQVNYIFDYKDFTKILLSEVWGSEERQIRFRELLQKLLKLLQNYIEQGIQEGDYRQRDLELTASSIFGIISVTSLHTLLGQLNYTPEQITEHVQSMIEESLKK; translated from the coding sequence TTGTCTAAAAAAATATCACGCATTTTTGCGGCGGCGATTGATGTGTTTTCTAAATTTGGATTTGAAAAGGCTAAAATGGATCTCATTGCAGAAAAAGCTAAAGTTGCAAAGGGCACAATTTATTATCATTTCAAAAGTAAAGAGGAAATTTTCTTTTCCTTAATTGAAGAAGGAATAAACCAGTTAATTCAGTTATTAAACGAAGGAACTAAACCATTATCTTCGGGAAAAGAAAAATTAGAAAAGGCGATTGAGATTCAAGTGAACTATATCTTTGATTATAAAGATTTTACAAAAATTCTTTTAAGTGAAGTTTGGGGTTCAGAAGAAAGACAAATTCGCTTTCGAGAATTGTTACAAAAATTACTCAAATTGCTCCAAAATTACATCGAACAGGGAATTCAAGAAGGAGATTATCGACAAAGAGATTTAGAATTAACCGCATCCTCGATCTTTGGGATCATTAGTGTAACCAGTTTGCATACGTTACTTGGCCAATTAAATTATACACCGGAACAAATTACGGAACATGTACAATCGATGATTGAAGAAAGTTTAAAAAAGTAA